In Bdellovibrionales bacterium, a single genomic region encodes these proteins:
- a CDS encoding IS630 family transposase, producing the protein MSKRIRSVLLNNEQNSSGEISVLLGATRSRVSQWLKTYEEQGVEGLMEGERSGRPSRLSDLQKILISDIVDSGPIAYGLLTGVWTSKLIAEIIDDEFGVQYHPGHVWKLLQEFGFSVQSPKRLLANADSERRERWVKETYPSIKKKRRGLNHD; encoded by the coding sequence GTGTCTAAACGTATTAGATCTGTGCTCCTAAATAATGAACAAAATAGCAGTGGTGAAATTTCTGTCCTGCTTGGAGCGACGCGATCAAGGGTCTCCCAATGGCTTAAGACATATGAGGAGCAAGGGGTTGAAGGATTGATGGAGGGCGAACGGTCAGGGAGGCCATCTCGCCTTTCTGACCTACAAAAAATCTTAATCTCCGATATTGTTGATAGTGGCCCAATCGCCTACGGTTTGCTAACTGGTGTGTGGACTTCAAAATTAATTGCTGAAATCATCGATGATGAGTTCGGAGTGCAGTATCACCCCGGGCATGTGTGGAAACTTTTGCAGGAATTTGGCTTTTCAGTGCAAAGTCCGAAACGTCTCTTAGCCAATGCTGATAGTGAAAGGAGAGAACGCTGGGTTAAAGAGACCTACCCGTCCATTAAAAAAAAGCGAAGAGGGCTCA